A region from the Delphinus delphis chromosome Y, mDelDel1.2, whole genome shotgun sequence genome encodes:
- the LOC132419236 gene encoding testis-specific Y-encoded protein 3-like, which translates to MRFSALHRRGSWERFSPQRSAIVVAGPAWCSAHVLSFQLPHLGRCPSSDQVRMGSEAGPGVILGVGGGPQEAGARGSPGVVRELGRVLALADGWGEEAAIFSGEVVRQCAALLEGEVARIMEVFWQPVEDMMEEVEVVAEKQQQQVVAEEQEEKPQEQGQEEPGPSPKSASLEALEALKVLQLQLEPVNRECSRQHFRLKVTTLRRRKPYLEHRSTIIQSIPGFWVKVFVNHPRMSAMISTQDKDILSYMTNLKVEELTYPSDYRKIMLFFRKNPYFQNEVVVKEYLIHVTGYRASHLAPIQWHRRFEKEVYSRRHNNSGLNFFNWFSDHSCVGSSRIAEIIGEDLWPNPLRYYPREKGPTGTGHREEDRHSGS; encoded by the exons ATGCGTTTCAGCGCTCTTCACCGCAGAGGCTCCTGGGAACGATTCAGTCCGCAGCGAAGCGCGATTGTAGTCGCTGGGCCTGCGTGGTGCTCGGCCCACGTGCTGAGCTTCCAACTGCCGCACCTTGGCCGCTGCCCCAGCTCAGACCAGGTCCGCATGGGCAGTGAGGCGGGACCCGGGGTCATCTTAGGTGTGGGAGGGGGTCCTCAGGAAGCAGGGGCCCGCGGGTCCCCAGGTGTGGTGCGGGAGTTGGGTAGGGTGCTGGCCCTAGCTGATGGGTGGGGCGAGGAGGCCGCCATCTTTAGCGGGGAGGTGGTGCGGCAATGCGCGGCCCTGTTGGAGGGAGAGGTGGCGCGGATCATGGAGGTGTTTTGGCAGCCTGTGGAGGACATGATGGAAGAGGTGGAGGTGGTGgcggagaagcagcagcagcaggtggTGGCGGAAGAGCAGGAGGAGAAGCCCCAGGAGCAGGGGCAGGAAGAGCCAGGGCCTTCCCCGAAGAGCGCCTCGCTGGAGGCGCTGGAGGCGCTGAAGGTCTTGCAGTTACAGCTGGAGCCTGTGAATCGGGAGTGCAGCCGACAACACTTTCGTCTCAAGGTCACAACACTTCGGAGGCGGAAGCCTTATCTGGAACACAGAAGCACCATCATCCagagcatccctggcttctgggTCAAAGTT TTTGTGAACCACCCCCGGATGTCGGCCATGATTAGCACCCAAGATAAAGACATACTTAGCTACATGACCAACTTGAAG GTGGAGGAACTCACATATCCCAGTGATTACCGCAAGATCATGTTGTTTTTCCGGAAGAACCCCTATTTCCAGAATGAGGTGGTTGTTAAGGAGTATCTCATTCACGTCACTG GATATAGGGCATCTCATCTCGCTCCAATTCAGTGGCACCGTCGTTTTGAAAAGGAGGTGTATAGCCGCAGGCACAACAACAGCGGCCTTAACTTCTTCAACTGGTTCTCTGACCACAGCTGTGTAGGCTCTAGCAGGATTGCTGAG ATCATCGGCGAGGACCTGTGGCCCAATCCCCTGCGCTACTACCCGAGGGAGAAAGGCCCCACCGGGACAGGTCACCGAGAGGAGGACAG GCACTCCGGATCTTGA